In Perognathus longimembris pacificus isolate PPM17 chromosome 3, ASM2315922v1, whole genome shotgun sequence, a single window of DNA contains:
- the Apoa5 gene encoding apolipoprotein A-V — MAAVLLWALALLSVCAATQSQKGFWDYFRQSSRDKGMMEQVQQQKLGRESVSFKESLKQDLSNMNQLLEKLGSLSGQGKEPPSLAQDSAGMRQRLQAELEEVRARLEPYMAEKHELVGWNLERFRQQLKPYTEELMEQVGLRVQELQEQLRVVGEDTKAQLLGGADEALGLLRGLQRRVRHHTGRVKELLHPYAERLLSGLGRHVRELHRRVAPHAAASPARLGRCVQMLSHKLTLQAHALHSGIQHNLDQLRQELGAFVRAEEGTGPDPGLLSREVRQRLQAFRQDTYLQIAAFTRAIDQETEEVQQQLAPPPPGHRAFGPELGQADGGKALSELQKRLDDLWEDITYGLHDQGHSPSGAP; from the exons ATGGCTGCGGTCCTCCTCTGGGCTCTGGCCCTTCTCTCAG TGTGTGCAGCCACCCAGTCACAGAAGGGCTTCTGGGACTACTTCAGGCAGAGCAGCAGGGACAAAGGCATGATGGAGCAGGTCCAGCAGCAGAAGCTGGGGCGCGAGTCTGT GAGCTTCAAAGAGAGCCTCAAGCAAGACCTCAGCAATATGAACCAGTTACTGGAAAAACTGGGCTCCCTGAGTGGACAGGGGAAGGAGCCACCCAGTCTGGCACAGGACTCGGCGGGCATGCGCCAACGGCTGCAGGCGGAGCTGGAGGAGGTGAGGGCCCGTCTGGAGCCCTACATGGCCGAAAAGCACGAGCTGGTGGGCTGGAACTTGGAGCGCTTTCGGCAGCAGCTGAAGCCCTACACGGAGGAGCTGATGGAGCAGGTGGGCCTGCGCGTCcaggagctgcaggagcagctgCGCGTGGTGGGAGAAGACACGAAGGCCCAGCTGCTGGGGGGCGCGGACGAGGCCCTGGGGCTGCTGCGGGGCCTGCAGAGACGCGTGCGGCACCACACGGGCCGCGTCAAAGAGCTCCTCCACCCGTACGCGGAGCGCCTGCTGAGCGGCCTGGGCCGCCACGTGCGGGAGCTGCACCGCCGCGTGGCGCCCCACGCCGCCGCCAGCCCCGCCAGGCTCGGCCGCTGCGTGCAGATGCTCTCGCACAAGCTCACCCTCCAGGCGCACGCCCTGCACTCCGGCATCCAGCACAACCTGGACCAGCTGCGCCAAGAGCTGGGCGCCTTCGTCCGGGCGGAGGAGGGGACGGGGCCCGACCCCGGGCTGCTCTCCCGGGAAGTGCGCCAGCGCCTCCAGGCTTTCCGCCAGGACACCTATCTCCAGATTGCAGCGTTCACCCGTGCCATCGACCAGGAGACCGAGGAGGTCCAGCAGCAGCTGGCACCGCCCCCGCCGGGCCACAGGGCCTTCGGCCCCGAGTTGGGACAAGCCGACGGTGGCAAGGCCCTGAGCGAGCTTCAGAAGCGTCTGGATGACCTGTGGGAAGACATCACCTACGGCCTTCATGACCAGGGCCACAGCCCCTCCGGGGCGCCCTGA